The Haloplanus sp. GDY1 genomic sequence ATGTTCGCGCCGCTGCACGAGGAGTACGGCGTCGAACGCGCGAGCATCACGCTCGTGCGGTGTCGGGGCGAACACGCGGTCATCTCCGCCGATCCCGTCACGCTCCCCTCGCATCACGGTCCGGACGCGCTCGAAGTCATTCCGGATATGGGACCGGTGACGACGATGGGGATGAAGGTGCCGACGGTGCGCCACCACTTCCACGGGATCAACGTGGAACTCGGGGCGGAGCCGAGCGCCGCGGAGGTTCGGGACCTGCTCGCCTCCCAGTCGCGCATCCACGTCGTCGACGGCGACCTGGGGATCGACTCCGGGTGGGAGCTACAGGAGTTCGCCCTCGACCGCGGCCGCGACCGGATGAACCTCTACGAGAACCAGATCTTCGAGGACTCCATCAGCATGGAGGGGCCACAGCTCCACCTGTTCCAGTCCATCCACCGCGAGAGCGACGTGGTGCCGGAGAACGTCGACGCCATCCGCGCGATGATGGGCGACGCCGACGCCGAGGAGAGCATCGAACTGACGAACGACGTGCTGGGAATCGGCAACATTTAAATGGCAAGCGAGACCGAGACGGTCGACGAGCCGTCGGAACCGGGCACCGAACTGGTCAGCGGCTACGGATCGAGCCCCGGCGTCGCGACCGGTCCCGTGAGGATCATCGAGGACATCGACGAGGCCGACCGGATCGACGAGGGGGACGTGATCGTCACCGAGATGACCGCGCCCGACATGGTGCCCGCGATGAAACGCTCGGCGGGGATCATCACCGACGAGGGCGGGATGACCTCCCACGCGGCCATCGTCTCCCGCGAACTCGGCGTGCCCGCCATCGTCGGCTGTGGCGACGCCACGTCCGTCCTGTCCGACGGCCAGCGGGTCACCCTCGACGGCCAGAAAGGGACGGTCGTCGTCGCCGAGGAGGAAGTCGAGGACGCCGATCCCGGGGACGACCCCACCGAGGGCGGCAGCGGCGCCCCGCCGACCACGGCGACGGAGGTGAAGGTGAACGTCTCAATCCCCGACGCCGCCCAGCGGGCGGCCGACACGGGCGCCGACGGCGTCGGCCTCCTGCGACTGGAGCACATCCTGCTCTCGACGAGCAAGACGCCCGAGAGGTACGTCGCGGACCACGGCGAGGACGCCTTCGTCGAGGAGATCTCCGAGGAGATCCGGAAGGTGGCCGACGCGTTCTACCC encodes the following:
- a CDS encoding type II glyceraldehyde-3-phosphate dehydrogenase; the protein is MIRVGVNGYGTIGKRVADAVSSMPDMELVGIGKASPNHTADAAAERGYDIYVPEGREDRWAEAGMAVAGDIHDLIEASDIVADATPAGMGAEYRPVYEEYDTPALFQGGEGADVAEASFTARANYSEATDEEYVRIVSCNTTGLNRMFAPLHEEYGVERASITLVRCRGEHAVISADPVTLPSHHGPDALEVIPDMGPVTTMGMKVPTVRHHFHGINVELGAEPSAAEVRDLLASQSRIHVVDGDLGIDSGWELQEFALDRGRDRMNLYENQIFEDSISMEGPQLHLFQSIHRESDVVPENVDAIRAMMGDADAEESIELTNDVLGIGNI